One window of the Taeniopygia guttata chromosome W, bTaeGut7.mat, whole genome shotgun sequence genome contains the following:
- the LOC116806904 gene encoding mitochondrial nicotinamide adenine dinucleotide transporter SLC25A51-like: MDSQDCVPTNSKQDMSHHIKGNSGKHYLCGYCAAFTNIVVTFPIQKVLFRQQLYGLKTKDAVHQLQKDGIRNLYRGILPPLMQKTTTLALMFGLYEDFSSLLHSHTNAPELLTCSMAAVLAGTTEALLTPFERVQTLLQDYKHHDKFTNTYQAFKVLKVYGIREYYRGLVPILLRNGSSNMLFFGLRGPIKQYLPEATSYSTHLFNDFICGGLLGAMLGSLFFPMNVVKTRMQSQIGGEFQSFSKVFVTIWLERDKKLMHLFRGVHLNYHRSVLSWGIINATYEFLLKLL, encoded by the coding sequence atggatTCACAAGATTGTGTCCCAACAAATTCAAAGCAAGATATGAGCCATCACATAAAGGGTAACTCTGGTAAGCATTATCTTTGTGGCTATTGTGCAGCCTTCACCAATATAGTAGTCACCTTTCCCATCCAGAAGGTCCTCTTTCGACAACAGTTGTATGGCTTGAAAACAAAGGATGCAGTACATCAGCTGCAGAAAGATGGAATTCGAAATCTCTATCGTGGAATCCTTCCTCCATTAATGCAAAAAACAACTACCCTGGCTCTAATGTTTGGCTTGTATGAAGATTTCTCCTCCTTGCTCCATAGTCACACAAATGCACCTGAACTTCTAACTTGCAGCATGGCAGCAGTGCTTGCAGGGACTACAGAAGCCCTTCTTACACCTTTTGAACGAGTCCAGACTTTGCTTCAAGACTACAAACATCATGACAAATTTACAAACACTTACCAGGCTTTCAAGGTACTAAAAGTCTATGGGATTAGAGAATATTATCGGGGTTTGGTGCCTATTCTGCTCCGGAATGGAAGCAGTAATATGCTCTTCTTTGGCCTACGAGGACCTATCAAACAATATCTGCCTGAAGCAACTTCTTATAGCACTCACTTGTTCAATGACTTTATCTGTGGCGGGCTGTTGGGTGCCATGCTGGGATCCTTATTTTTCCCAATGAATGTTGTAAAAACTCGCATGCAGTCTCAAATTGGTGGTGAATTTCAGTCTTTTTCAAAAGTTTTTGTGACAATATGGCTAGAACGTGATAAAAAATTGATGCATCTTTTCAGAGGAGTCCATCTGAATTACCATcgttctgtcctgtcctggGGTATAATCAATGCAACATATGAATTCTTGCTAAAGCTATTATAA